The genomic interval CCGTCATCGACGCCTCCCGCCCGGAGCCGCTGGTCGTCTGCCCCAACCCCTTCTACCAGATCTACGAAGGCGCGGCCATTCTCGCCGGCGCTGCCCCGTATTTCGTCAACTCCGACCCGGCGCGCAACTTCGCCTGCGACTACGCGAGCGTGCCCGAGGAGGTGTGGGCGCGCGTGCAGCTGCTGTATGTCTGCTCGCCGGGCAACCCGACCGGGGCGGTACTCGGCCTGGACGACTGGCGCGAGCTGTTCGCGCTGTCGGACCGCCACGGCTTCGTGATCGCCGCCGACGAATGCTATTCCGAGATCTACACCGCCTCCACCCCGCCATTGGGTGCGATGGAAGCGGCGCACGCGCTGGGCCGCAGCGAGGGCGAGCGTCCGTATGCGAACCTGGTCGTGTTTTCCAGCCTGTCGAAGCGCTCGAACGTGCCGGGCATGCGTTCCGGTTTCGTCGCCGGCGATCCGGCCGTGCTGAAGAAATTCCTGCTGTACCGCACCTACTGCGGCGGCGCCATGTCGCCCGTGGTGCAGGCGGCATCGATCGCGGCCTGGAACGACGAGACCCACGTGCACGACAACCGCACCCTGTACCGCGAAAAATTCACCCTGATCACGCCGCTCCTGCGCGAGGTGATGGATGTCGAACTGCCCGACGCCGGCTTTTACCTGTGGGCCGACGTGCGCCGCAGCGGTTTGTCGGACACGGAGTTCGCACGCCGCCTCTACGCGGAATATAATGTGACAGTTCTGCCTGGCAACTATCTCGCACGCGACGCGCACGGGATCAATCCAGGCCGCAATCGTATCCGCATGGCACTGGTGGCGGGCGTCGACGAGGGGCTGGAAGCGGCCAATCGCATCGTCCAGTTCTGCCAGGGCTTGCGAGCATCCTGAAACCGAGATCCAAGACCATGACCCAACAACTGCAGAACATCATCGACACCGCGTGGGAACAGCGCGCGGAGCTCAGCCCGTCAAGCGCCCCCGTTGAGGTGCGCGACGCCGTCGCCCACGTGCTCGCCGGCCTCGATGCCGGCACCCTGCGCGTGGCGCAGAAGGAAGGCGGCGCCTGGCAGGTCAACCAGTGGATCAAGAAGGCCGTGCTGCTGTCGTTCCGCCTCGAGAATAACGTACCCGTCGAGGGTGGTGGGATGCAGTTCTACGACAAGGTACCGACCAAGTTCGCCAACTACACGGCCGAGGATTTCGCCAAGGGCGGTTTCCGCGTGGTGCCGCCGGCGGTGGCGCGCCGCGGATCCTTCATCGGCAAGAACGTGGTCCTGATGCCGTCCTACGTCAACATCGGCGCCTACGTCGACGAAGGCGCGATGGTCGACACCTGGGCCACAGTCGGTTCCTGCGCCCAGATCGGCAAGAACGTGCACCTGTCGGGCGGCGTCGGCATTGGCGGCGTGTTGGAGCCGATGCAGGCCAATCCGACCATCATCGAAGACAACTGCTTCATCGGCGCCCGTTCGGAAATCGTCGAAGGCGTGATCGTCGAAGAGAACTCGGTGATCTCGATGGGCGTGTACATCGGCCAGTCGACCAAGATCTACAACCGCGAGACGGGCGAAGTGAGCTACGGCCGCGTCCCTGCCGGTTCGGTCGTGGTGTCGGGCAGCCTGCCTTCGGCGGACGGCAAATACAGCCTGTACTGCGCCGTGATCGTCAAGCAGGTCGACGCCAGGACGCGCGCCAAGACCGGCGTCAACGAACTGCTGCGCGGGATCTGATTCGCGTTTGATCGAGCTGCATTGGACGTAGGGTGGACGGCTTGCCCGTCCACGCGTTCAAGCACCGCCTGAACCGTCGCACCACTACAAGCAACACCAGGGAGACCGCCAATGGCCATGGACCGCCTGTTCCAACTGATGAAAGAAAAAAACGCGTCGGACATGTTCTTCGCGGTTAATTCTCCTGTCCACATCAAGATTAACGGGAATCTTATCCCGATCAACCAGAACAAGCTTTTCCAGGACAATATCGCTTCGCTGCTGGCCGAGGTGACGACACCCGAACAGCGCGAGGAACTCGAGCGTACGCACGAACTGAACATGGGTATTTCCGTGCCCAACCTCGGTCGCGTGCGCATGTCGGCCTTCCTCCAGCGCGGCAGCATCTCGGCCGTGTTCCGCTTCGTGCCGGCCACCATCCCGCCGCTGCCGAGCCTGGGCCTGCCGCCGGTGCTGGCCGAGCTCATCATGGAAAAACGCGGCCTGCTGCTGATCGTGGGCGCCACCGGTTCGGGCAAGTCGACCACCATCGCCTCGATGCTCGACCACCGCAACGAACACCGCACCGGCCACATCCTGACGCTGGAAGACCCGATCGAATACCTGTTCAAGAACAAGAAGTCGATCGTCAACCAGCGCGAGATTGGCAGCGACGCCCCCGACTTCGACCTGGCCCTGCGCAACTGCCTGCGCCAGGCGCCGGACGTCATCCTGATCGGCGAGATCCGCGACCAGCGCGGCATGGGCGCGGCGCTGGCCTATGCGCAGTCGGGCCACCTCGTGGTCGCTACCTTGCACGCCAACAACAGCTACAACGCGCTGAACCGCATCATCGGCTTCTATCCGCTGGAAAACCGCCCCGCCCTGCTGCAAGACCTGGCCTCGTCCACGCGCGCGATCATTTCGCAGCGCCTGGTGCGCGCGGCGGCCGGCGGCACGCGCCAGGCGGCCGTCGAAGTGATGCTCAATACCCGCCACATCGCCGACCTGATCGAGAAGGGCGAGATCGGCGAAATCAAGGACGCGATGGACAAGAGCCTGTCGCCGGGATCGCAGTCCTTCGAAACGGCCCTGCTGCAGCTGGTGAAGGAAGGCCTGATCAGCGAGGAAGAGGCGCTGGCGAACGCCGACTCGGCGACCAACCTGCTCTGGCTGCTCAACAACAACAGCGCAGCCGTCAAGCAGACGCCCGAGGAACCGCGCCGCGACGACGACGAGCCGCCCAGCACGACCTTCACCGAGTTCACCCTCAATTCCTGAGCACGCCAGCACGGGCGAGAGACCGGCAGCCGTGCCGCGCAATCTTGCGTGGCACGGCCCCCTTGTCGCCTGTGCTATTCTCGGCGCATCCCAGGTAGGCTTGATCGCAATCTTCTAAGGCAACGACCAGTTTGCCTTGCATTATTTACGTCCATGAAAAAAACCCTCTACGGCATTCCCAACTGCGACACCGTCAAGAAAGCCCGCACCTGGCTGGCCGACAACAAAGTCGAGTTCAGCTTCCACGACTTCAAGAAGGCGGGCCTCGACCGCGCCACGGTGGCGCGCTGGCTGGACGAACGCGACTGGGAAATCCTGGTCAACCGCAAGGGCACGACCTGGCGCAACTTGCCCGAGGAGCGCAAGGCAGCGGTAACGGACAAGGCCTCCGCGCTGGAATTGATGCTGGAAAACACCTCGGTCATCAAGCGTCCGGTACTGGAAGGCGCCGGGCCGCTCGCGGTCGGCTTCACACCTGACGCCTATGCGCGCCAGTTCGGGAGCGGCGCATGATGAAGACGTCGCGTACCCAGGAATTGACCGAAGAGCTGATCGCCCTCGATTCGATCACGCCGAACGACCGCGGCTGCCAGCGCCGCCTGGCCGAGCTGCTGGCGCCGCTGGGCTTCACCTGCGAGACCATCGAGTCGAATGGCGTGACGAACCTGTGGGCGCGCCGCGGCCGCACGTCTCCCGTGTTCGTGTTCGCGGGCCACACCGACGTGGTGCCGACCGGGCCCGTCGAGCAGTGGGAGTCCGCCCCTTTCACGCCCACCGTGCGCGACGGCAAGCTGTACGGGCGCGGCGCGGCCGACATGAAGACCTCGATCGCGGCCATGGTCGTGGCCTGCGAAGAATTCGTCGCCAGCCATTCCGACCATAAAGGGTCGATCGCCTTTCTCATCACGAGCGACGAGGAAGGCCCGGCGACGGATGGCACCGCGATCGTCTGCGACCTGCTGGAAGAACGGGGCGAGACGCTCGACTATTGCCTCGTCGGCGAGCCGACCTCGAGCCACATCCTGGGCGACACCATCAAGAACGGCCGCCGCGGTTCGCTCACGGGCCACCTCGTGATCAAGGGCGTGCAGGGCCACGTGGCCTACCCGCAGCTGGCGCGCAACCCGATCCACCAGGCGGCGCCCGCCCTGGCCGAGCTGGCAGCGCAAGTCTGGGACGAAGGCAACGAGTACTACGCGCCGACCACGATGCAGATCTCGAACCTGCACTCGGGCACCGGTGCGTCCAACGTGATCCCTGGCCACATGACGATCGACTTCAACTTCCGCTTTTCGACCGCGAGCACGGCCGAAGGCCTGGAAGCGCGCGTGCATGCCATCCTCGACCACCACCTGCTCGACTACACGCTCGAGTGGACCCTGTCGGGCCTGCCTTTCCTGACCCCGAAGGGCACGCTGTCGGACGCGGTCTGCAAGGCCATCCATGACGAGTCGGGCGTGACGACGGAACTGTCGACCACGGGCGGCACCTCGGACGGCCGCTTCATCGCCCGCATCTGCCCCCAGGTGATAGAATGCGGGCCTCCGAACGCCAGCATCCACAAGATCGACGAGCACGTCGAACTGCGCTTCATCGATCCGCTCAAGAATATCTACCGCCGGACCCTGGAAAACCTGCTGGCCCGATAGCCCGGCATACCGACCGAGAACCGCGAGAACACGCCATGAACCCGACCACTTTCAGCACCCCGCGCGACCTGCTGCGCTACGCCGTCACCCGTTTCAACGCCGCCAAGCTGTTCTTCGGCCACGGCAGTGCCGAGGCCTTCGACGAAGCGGCCTACCTGGTCCTGCACACGCTCAAGCTGCCGCTGGACCGCCTGGAACCCTTCCTCGACGCGAAACTGCTGCCGGAAGAAGTGCTGGCGGTGCTCGCCGTGATCGAACGCCGCACCAACGAGCGCGTGCCGGCCGCCTACATCACCAACGAAGCCTGGCTCGGCACCTATGCCTTCTACGTCGACGAGCGCGTGCTGGTGCCGCGCTCCTTCATCGCCGAGCTGATCCCGAATTTCTTCAGCCCCTGGGTGCAGGATCCGTATGCGGTGGAGAACGTGCTGGAACTGTGCACCGGTTCCGGCTGCCTGGCGATCATGCTGGCCGACGTCTACCAGAACGCCGTCGTCGACGCGGTCGACATCTCGAAGGATGCGCTGGCCGTGGCCGAGCGCAACATCCGCGACTACAAGCTGGAAGGCCGCGTAAACCCGATCGAGTCGGACCTGTACGAGAACGTGCCCTTCAAGAAGTACGACCTGATCGTCACCAACCCGCCCTACGTGAATGCCGATTCGATGGGCAAGCTGCCGCCGGAGTACCTGCGCGAGCCGCAGATCGCCCTGCACGGCGGCCAGGACGGCATGGACCTGGTGCGCAAGATCGTCGCCGGCGCCGCCGAGCGCCTGACGCCGGAAGGCATCCTGGTCGTCGAGATCGGCAATGAGGCGGAATACGCCGAAGCCGCTTTCGGCCACCTGGGCCTGACCTGGCTGACCACCAGCGCCGGCGACGACGCCGTGTTCCTGCTGACCGCCGAACAGCTGCAGGCGCAATAATCGATGCCCGGCCCGGCCGCTCCCGCGGCCCG from Massilia sp. Se16.2.3 carries:
- the dapC gene encoding succinyldiaminopimelate transaminase, which translates into the protein MNPHLAQLHPYPFEKLRELFAGVTPNAALAPISLGIGEPKHPTPAFIEKALMHAVAGLSNYPSTVGSEPLRVAIAGWLERRYGIPAIDPASMVLPVNGSREALFAIAQAVIDASRPEPLVVCPNPFYQIYEGAAILAGAAPYFVNSDPARNFACDYASVPEEVWARVQLLYVCSPGNPTGAVLGLDDWRELFALSDRHGFVIAADECYSEIYTASTPPLGAMEAAHALGRSEGERPYANLVVFSSLSKRSNVPGMRSGFVAGDPAVLKKFLLYRTYCGGAMSPVVQAASIAAWNDETHVHDNRTLYREKFTLITPLLREVMDVELPDAGFYLWADVRRSGLSDTEFARRLYAEYNVTVLPGNYLARDAHGINPGRNRIRMALVAGVDEGLEAANRIVQFCQGLRAS
- the dapD gene encoding 2,3,4,5-tetrahydropyridine-2,6-dicarboxylate N-succinyltransferase, translated to MTQQLQNIIDTAWEQRAELSPSSAPVEVRDAVAHVLAGLDAGTLRVAQKEGGAWQVNQWIKKAVLLSFRLENNVPVEGGGMQFYDKVPTKFANYTAEDFAKGGFRVVPPAVARRGSFIGKNVVLMPSYVNIGAYVDEGAMVDTWATVGSCAQIGKNVHLSGGVGIGGVLEPMQANPTIIEDNCFIGARSEIVEGVIVEENSVISMGVYIGQSTKIYNRETGEVSYGRVPAGSVVVSGSLPSADGKYSLYCAVIVKQVDARTRAKTGVNELLRGI
- a CDS encoding PilT/PilU family type 4a pilus ATPase translates to MAMDRLFQLMKEKNASDMFFAVNSPVHIKINGNLIPINQNKLFQDNIASLLAEVTTPEQREELERTHELNMGISVPNLGRVRMSAFLQRGSISAVFRFVPATIPPLPSLGLPPVLAELIMEKRGLLLIVGATGSGKSTTIASMLDHRNEHRTGHILTLEDPIEYLFKNKKSIVNQREIGSDAPDFDLALRNCLRQAPDVILIGEIRDQRGMGAALAYAQSGHLVVATLHANNSYNALNRIIGFYPLENRPALLQDLASSTRAIISQRLVRAAAGGTRQAAVEVMLNTRHIADLIEKGEIGEIKDAMDKSLSPGSQSFETALLQLVKEGLISEEEALANADSATNLLWLLNNNSAAVKQTPEEPRRDDDEPPSTTFTEFTLNS
- a CDS encoding ArsC family reductase, whose protein sequence is MKKTLYGIPNCDTVKKARTWLADNKVEFSFHDFKKAGLDRATVARWLDERDWEILVNRKGTTWRNLPEERKAAVTDKASALELMLENTSVIKRPVLEGAGPLAVGFTPDAYARQFGSGA
- the dapE gene encoding succinyl-diaminopimelate desuccinylase; this encodes MKTSRTQELTEELIALDSITPNDRGCQRRLAELLAPLGFTCETIESNGVTNLWARRGRTSPVFVFAGHTDVVPTGPVEQWESAPFTPTVRDGKLYGRGAADMKTSIAAMVVACEEFVASHSDHKGSIAFLITSDEEGPATDGTAIVCDLLEERGETLDYCLVGEPTSSHILGDTIKNGRRGSLTGHLVIKGVQGHVAYPQLARNPIHQAAPALAELAAQVWDEGNEYYAPTTMQISNLHSGTGASNVIPGHMTIDFNFRFSTASTAEGLEARVHAILDHHLLDYTLEWTLSGLPFLTPKGTLSDAVCKAIHDESGVTTELSTTGGTSDGRFIARICPQVIECGPPNASIHKIDEHVELRFIDPLKNIYRRTLENLLAR
- the prmB gene encoding 50S ribosomal protein L3 N(5)-glutamine methyltransferase; the encoded protein is MNPTTFSTPRDLLRYAVTRFNAAKLFFGHGSAEAFDEAAYLVLHTLKLPLDRLEPFLDAKLLPEEVLAVLAVIERRTNERVPAAYITNEAWLGTYAFYVDERVLVPRSFIAELIPNFFSPWVQDPYAVENVLELCTGSGCLAIMLADVYQNAVVDAVDISKDALAVAERNIRDYKLEGRVNPIESDLYENVPFKKYDLIVTNPPYVNADSMGKLPPEYLREPQIALHGGQDGMDLVRKIVAGAAERLTPEGILVVEIGNEAEYAEAAFGHLGLTWLTTSAGDDAVFLLTAEQLQAQ